The sequence CGAACATTCGTCCGCTGGTAAAGGAATTAATCTTATTTTGCTCATCCCATTGTGTTTTATTATTTCAAAGTCAGAAAGGACCGATCGAATCACCAATTTGATCTTTAATTTCTTGAGTTTTAGCCTCAGACCACATCTTTACCCTATTATTGCAAGCACAGAGATCAACTTAGATGCCAACAAAGCTTTCTGAAATTTTACACTTTCGTTTGGACTATGTTCGACCTTATGGTGAATAGTACTAACTTGGTTCTTAAAGAGTTAACACAGCAGACTCCATCACCATCTTCTCTAGTCTCATCAGTAGAGGAAACCGCTGGACACATTTGGGCACTTACCAGATATCAGAACCTTTTCGTTATCAGTACATTATTTGCTCATTTAGTTGGTGCTTAACCATTTAAATTTTTGTGGCCGTCCAAAAATTCGCGATAGTCGCTCCATCGTCGGGATAACTGGctccaattggtaacaccaacgGAAGTAAAATTGTTTTCCATCTGGTCTTTCCAGCGGAATGGCTGCCGCCATCCTCCAATGCTGCCACAGGCGGGCTTCGATGAGAATACTTACTCAGCCGAAGTATCATGGCCGAGCCAGTATATCCGCTGTGTTCTATAGTGCTAGACTTTGGTAATGTCTGCCTACctgcctttgttgttgttgtagggataaggatactccccgaaggttttggggagtgttacagATGTTAgcccttgccggatgcagatccggtacgttccggtaacaggcactattaaggtattagcccgaccatcccggcaacgatttagtatgaccacatgaaaccgtagatccatgaggaacttggggtcaccagagcctcggctgtcaaagaAACAGGATGCGCCATgggtagttgaggttgacaatagggtttGAGAACCTATAAATTGCGCCTTgagaaggttgcgctacacaacccctggaatcaatttggtgttttagaagcctcttaagacaggcatacctgcggcggatatattctaagccccctaaccccctGAGGTGTCTGCATACAGTCGCcgtcttcgatactcgccgtcgccaatgcgtagaggccAGTAAAACTTTCGAAGATCTTTTTTCTGTGGAGTACTCATAGAGCCGCTTCATTTGATGTTGTCTGCGACCAAGCTTCTGCACCATATTGCACGACGAATGTGACAAGTGTCTTGTAGAGCATAATTTTCGTTTACCCAAAGAGGACTTTACTTGCCTAAGCCCCTGTCCGTGGAATACATACATTCATCCATAAGTACATATGTAGCAACTTAAAAAAAGGGCCAAAGGTGCGACGAATCTCAAACAATAACAAATACGTTGCAAATGATTAAAACCAAAAATGTAACAACAACTCCAACTCCATTTGCAGCAATCACAGTATATGACCAAGCAACCAGACAAACAACCAGCAAAGCCACCATCCATTCGATATCATCGATATTGATCAACAAAAACACAGGGCTTCAACATGTCGTCCTCAATAGCGACACGCCAACACGATCGCCAAGTTGTTATTGTTGTCGTCATTATCATAAAAAGCGTAGCGCACAGGATCGATCGAAAAAAGAGTCTGCAGCATCGTCATACTAGgaatacacacacaaacacacatctTAAGTATAGTAATGAGGTCCGTGTCTCACAAACTGAGCAACAACCTGCGCGCATGCGCTGCAAATAGAAAAAACCTGCATAACAAGAATTTTGTTTTGGATTTAAGTAGGTATGTACATGTATTTGTACCTTTGAGGCTGTCTACCTGTTTGCAGTAATGCTCAACTTGAGATTTAATTCAACTCAGTGTTTGTTGTTTGTGTTTGTAGTATTTGTAGTGGCTGAGCAAAGAGTAAGTCACGGATTGCGTGTATGGTTAGTTGAATATTTACAAAAAGGTGGTACAAACGTGTATGAAGTAATTTGTGATGAAAGATGAGATGAGCCGGCTGCTGAGGGTGTAGTAAGGGCACATCATACAGAGTGCACAGTGAGCAGAAACGTTGCAAAGATTATTGGAGCAGGTGGcctataaataaaattagcttaagttaaattaaattaaatcgatttttaatcgacgagttatccatttgttatcgacaTTTTTTTGATTTATCGTCGAAGAATTATCGATACGTTATCGATCTCTTTTCGgagttttatcgaaaagttatcgatttcttatcgaatgaATATAATAATTTGCGGAGTATTACCAATTTCTTAACGctgtgttatcgaaaagctatcgattctGTTATCAAAAATTAAGTGTTTTCTATCGAAAAGTGGCACATTCCTTATCGCAGCGGCAACAATTTTTATTCGCACGTTATTGATAGGTTTATATTTTGGATACCAGGGCTCACatattccaaaaaatcgtatGTAGCACTTAGGACGAGAATTTAAATCAAATCGTGTTCACCGTTCGACAGGGAGAGCGAGGGGAAGGGGATcgctcagcgggttagggggtcagaatatacccgcggtaggtatgcctgtcgtaagaggcgactaaaataccagattcaagggggtgtgtagtgcaaccctttcaggttgccagcgcaatatatagcttctccaaacctccaaacccaattgtcaacctcacatatccgtggcgaatcctgtgtcattaacagctgaggctctggcgaccccgaactcctcatggatctaggggtgggagggtggatggccaagaaggtcgcatgtggtcataacaaatctttcccgagatggtcgggcttggtaccgaaacgtaccggatctgcacccggcaaaggaccatcaacatcgataacacttcccaaggccttcggggagtgtccttatcgctacaacaacaacaacaacaggagaagGGGAAGAATAAGAAACAGAGGTAAAAAAAGCGGGATTGATTATTTACAGAAATTGAAAAGGCACGAAGATAAGTACAATTACATGTAAGTAGAGAGGCGGAGAGAGACGGACGGAAGGGAGATGCGAAGAGTGATTTCAAGGGAAGAAAAAGAGTTGAGGTAGAAAAGGAAAAAAGAAGAATATGAATAAATTAAAGACTTCTCTCGTGTGGAAGTGGGATAAAAAGGGAAGGTAAAAGGTGGTGCTTCGCTGAATCCCAGTCGCTGCGCTCGCACTACATAAAGAAAAATGTTGAATAGATTTCCGACTCTTTACGaaactttgtttatatatgtgtttaTACACTAGTGAAAATACGAGTGGAAATAATACAGGAACATACGCTTCTACACAGTGATCCACAATTCTACAAAGCCTGCGAATATCCACCACCGAAGCTGCCCAGCCCAAACCACGATGAGTTTTGTTTTACTGAACAATGTCAGCGGGCTAATTCAAATCATGCTTTCTGAGTGAGTTATCTAAGGCGACCGTATTATAATATCCAAGAGTGTCTCACGGAAAGCATAGTTTCCGCGGAAAGCACTCAACAAATGCGGCATAGGAAAGCTGAAAAATGCATGCAAGAAAGATGATACGACGTAGAACCAAGCAATCACGGTAACGCTACAAGTCGTGCCAGATGGCATGACATGCTTGGGGTACTAGAATGCCTCTGAAATTTCCACAGTTCCTGCAAGATATATTGAGAGGACTGGCTGAGGTACTCGTGGTCACTAAACTGCGAGCTGGCACAGTTTATACTAAACTAGTTCATTTGCAGGTTTGGATAgagcttatttatatatttttcgtACCCCAACTATTGTTTAACGCGGTCCCATGGACGGAAAATGTGCTGGCGGTGTGAGGGTAGGACTGAGAATTTTTTAGACTCGCTACCTTCACATTTTCAAGCCGAAAGTTGCGTTATATGTAATATAATGAGCCTTACATTCATAAAAAAAGACTTTTAATGCCCCTTCAAAGGATCTCAGACTAGAAGCTTGGGTTGGGTTAGATTAGTTTAAATTGGGTGGCCGCTGCCTTCATTAGGTGGGAGCAGTTCACATGAACTTTTTGACAGACAGTTGTGATACCACATTAACTAACGCCGACACAAATTTATGACCATTAAGTTAACAACGATGTATTTCCAGCTGAGGCAAACATCGTTACTCGAAAATTTCTCCGGGCGTTCGTATACATCCCTACCAAGGCAATTACGGCTTGTCCCGGCAAAAGCTGCGCAGTGATTGAATTACTCAACCTCATCATTCTCCATGCTACCGATTAGGCATATCCAGAATACTGCGCCGCACGGCATGAATTCCCATAGAGCAGTGCCCAGTCAGCGATCCAATCACCATTGAGGAATGGCCTTAGTGAATCCCAATAATGTCGCTGAGCGATTGTTATCTATAATCGGCTAGAAGGAtaagaggttgttgttgttgttgtagcgttaaaTGCACCCCAGAacgtcttggggagtgttatcgatgctgatggtctcttgctggatatagatccgatacgttccggtatcaaacaccattaaagtacaagcccaaccatctcgggaacgatttaatataaccacattgaatTTTCTAAGCCACCCCGCCCCCATCCCCTAGTTTCATCAGGAAATTGGGATCACCAGAGTCTCACTTGCTAAAGTAACAGCATTCGCCATTAGTAGGTGAGGATGGCAATTGGGTTGGGTAAGCTATAACATGGGCTGGAAGCCACTTCAAATGGTTACGCTTGACAACTCCTTGAACCCAGCTTGACATACGTTTCTTAATTACCAGCAGTGAAGTTACAAAACATATACACCGTTGCGCCCTAATAAGGCTTGCTTCAAAACCTAACCTGTAACACAATTaaacaaaagttatattttattaGAATTTCAGCACGTGGGACACACTGTGCGCAATGCTTACTAGTATGAACTGCATAAAGCCCAAAAGAATCCACAAGTTTATTGGCACAAAccaaatgaaaaaagttacaaaacgaGATTCTTTTGGAGAGTAGATATCACATCGAGGTAGTAAGTGAGAGAGCGCCATTTATTTGATCtgagtttttttttacttttcctatTATACGATTATGATTTGTGCCATAACAcgcacaaacaaacaaacaaagacTTGAAAAATTTTACGAGTATTTACGTCTACATGCGTTAGCTATCAGTTGGAATGTTTGTTTgctcgtccgtctgtctgttagcTGTCTGCTCAAGCGGTCTTAAGGGCCCCATGCATACAAGACgaatgagcatacatacatacgtacatatgagcATAGTAGAGATGGGATCAGCGGTATATCGGGATCCGTGAGACCAAAAGGTGCTAGTTCCAAAGTGGACGACAAATGCCGGCAATGGCAAATCTTTGAAAAGTTTCAGGTAACGTAAAAAAGGTGTTTTTTCCAGAGGAGTCACCCCGCGGTGGTGGTAGGCAAAATGCTATCTGCCTTGATGGATCCTAAATCGGCTTAAAACTATGGGTGCTACtaacaaatatttaaaagaacACAATACCACCTCAAAGTATCAACCATCTCGGGAAttttctaagccatcccgccgCCAGCGCTTAACGGCCTTGGCGATTTTCCCGTTACGTAATAAGTCATGCAATAAATGACGCTGATTGGAAGCACCAACTGTCTCTCCCACCGTAGGCAGGTATTCCCCTTCATCTGTTTCCAATTACGGATGCAGATAGAACTACGTTCTAAGCCGGAGCGTCTTCTTTCATTCGCATGACATGACTTAGCCAGGGAATCAGGCAATTTCACCTTTTTCGCGTActcaatttccaattttttaaGCGCCTTCGTCTAGGCTCCGCTTTTTTGGTCTAAGTGTCGTTTCTACGAATTTAAAAACTCTGTGTTATGGTCTTTTTCCCGATATGACCATAAACTCAAACGGAAATTTCCCAAAACGGCCATAAAGTCACATTAGAAGGTCATATggttaattgaccttatgaccatttgaagtgatcataaggtcaattgatatTATATCTATTGGGAGTTGGTCACTACGCCAATTCATCTTTTGGCCGTTGACCTAATGTCATCCCACTTAGCATGGtgagtcataaggtcaacggctattacgtcaattgaccttattaccacttcaaATGACCATAAGGTTCCGCCTAAGGCTATCTTCGAGTTCTTGACATATATATTCAATGTCATAGCATGGAGATTCGTGATTTAAAATTTGAATACCGAAATATGCATTATCGCGATTAAATAATTAGTACCTAGCAAGCCCATCTCTAATACAtaataatatatgtatgaatgtgtatAGGTACAAATACCTACATGCAACAACAAAAGCATGTTTGAACATTGCTATGAACTTTGTCTTTTGCCTGTGGTACTTCAattctgtctgtctgtctgtctgtgtCCAACTCCAACACAGTGTGCGCGCTCATCTTAGCACGTCAGACTAGTAACCATAAATATATACATTCAGTACAAGTTCAAAAATCAAAGCGTAAAGTCAGAGTGGTCAAACAAGACTGTAAGAACGGCAGCTCGTTGACAACCAAAGAAAAAAACCTCGAAAGGTAAAAGATCGAAAAGTGACTAGAAGACGACCTAACAACAAAGACAACAAGCAACAACTGGCTTGCACCAAAGGTTGTTAAAAAGTTCTTTGATTTTAGTCTTGTTGCttttttaatgagttttttacGAGCGCTGAGCTCCTTTATTGATGGTGTTATTTTTTCAAAAGTGAtcgtgtgtgtgtatatgtgtgtatgtctGTAGAAATTGAATATAATCTTGATTAGAATAAatcttatttaataaataatcaatACTTAGAaattaacaaataattttttttttcacttttgtaTCTTATAGCTAATCCATTACATACATCAATGATCGCGTGcgtgcaacaattttaaaaaactaatttatgcgCGTGGCATATTTTAAGGCGCCTTGGATcgcacacaacaacaacaagcacactCGCAAGGACATTACGCATACAAGCACGATTAGTGCAAATCATAATATAGAAACTTGTGCCGTAAATACTAAAACAACAATAGCGCATGTAGTAAATATTTCAATTGTGTGTTCTTTAAGCAAATACGCGCTGCGGCGCAGCTAAAACTCGTGCTCCctatatataggtacatatgtatatgttatttaacattaaatcaaCAAACAACGAATGTATTAAATGTTATCGGCTGTTGAAAATTTTGGCCCGTTGATCGGACCCGCCGTTGCCCGAACTCATCACCATCCGCATGCCACTGTCGCAGCCGCACAGCATTTGCAAGCGCACCATCAGCAACATGCCGTTGAGCAGCGTGGATATGCGTTAGATATAGTTGCCGCCGCCGCTGTTGCCGCTGCCTCCACAGATGCTGGTGTACGTGTTTCCTGTGCGTTTACACCACCTGCCTCCTGCTCATCCGCCGCTGCCAATATCTCAACAACCCAAACATCGCTTGCGCATACGCAGCTAACACAACTGAATGCATTGCAAGCTCtcaaattacaacaacaattccAGCAACAGTACGAACAACATTTGAGTCATTTCTTGAACGCTTCCTCCGCACAGTCTTCCACGACTGCTGCGCTGCCGCCACATCGACCCCAAGCGCAATTAGCTACAACGCGCGATGATGTAGACATAGCTTTGGCGCATaggcaacagcagcagcaacaacaacaacaacaaaatcatcataAAGAACAATACCATttagagcaacaacaacagcaacgtgaGCAACACTCAGTTAGCGTTAATTTAACGCGCACCCTAAACGCGCCACAAAAGTATATGAGTTCATTACGCAGCGCTAACACAACGGCGATGATGCCGCTTGCAGAATTTGCGCCACCTGCAAAACCCTTGAAAAGCATTCAACACACCACTCATGCAGCGCATGAGAATGCACAATCGGGCGCCATGAATTTGGTCACAAATACAGCTAGCAACGCCTTTGCTAGCAGCACAAATTATCAGTTGTCAGCGGAGCTTAGTAATACCAACAACTGCAGTAATCCCGCATCCATAGACAATAGTCGCCCGTCTTCCTCCTCTTCATCGGTGGATGTTGAGAACGATGAGTGTATGTCACCGGTGAGCAGCAGTAATTCTTCGCAAGCAAGCGCGCGTAAACTATTCGATACCACAGCATTACTCACCGGTGGCAAACAACAGCCTGCGTACAGTGAGGCAAGCGCTTCTTCTGCGGCTGCAGCCGTTGTTGCTGCCTATCAATACAATTACACACAACTCTATGGCGGTGGTAGCGTACGTCCCGGTGCTGGCCTTTATAATGCGCCGGTGATTTTTGCTGCGCATAATCCACACGTTTCCCATGTGGTGCCACATCCCAGCGCGATGCATGGCGGCAACGCGCCCCTATCCACAACCTACCTCAGCCCCATGGGTGCGCATTCGCCTGCTGTTTCTCCCGGTGAGAGTAGCGTTTATTCTGCTGAATACTTGAAAGCACTACAGAACGCGGTTTTCCAGACAGCGCCACCGCCCCTAACAACACCTGTGTTTCACACCTCACCGCTGGGAAATGCCTCCTCAATTTCTAGTAAATCACGTTTGCGTAGTCCATCGGCTGCTGCCACTAATTCGGCGACAGCGCAGGCGCAAGTTGCCTCGCTACAGAATAGCGGAGACCAGAGCTCgccaacaacaacgacaacgacGAAACTCTCCACGGGCACGTATTTGTATGAGAAGGCGAGGAGGCCACCACCCGCAACACCAGCTGACTCtgagaaatttttcaaaatacccAGTGGTAAAGAGGGTTCGCTTAAACATCGTATACTCACGCGACCAACAAACACGGATAAAACAGTTGCTGCAGCTGCTACGACGCCAGTAATGCGGTAAGTTTTGCGAACAAGAAATGTATTGGGTAATTTAGGCTATTTTGTAACAAATATCTCTCTCTCTCAGCGCATATAATTCAACGTCTAGTTTCAAGAAAGGCTCCTATATAGAACTAACTAATGGCTCGCTACGTCGTGTGGAAGATATGCGCACAGAAGATTTTATACAATGCGCTGAACGCAGTCCGCAGCATCAATTGATCGAGTCGACAGTAGTGAAAATTAATACAAACACTTCATTGAATACCGTCACAATTGCATTTAGTTACGATCGGAATCAGTCAAAGGTAAGAAGATTGGGTTCATCCTCATACGAAATCAAGAAGTTGCCAAAGTCTGCTCCTTAATTCGAAATTCATATTGTGACGGGCTctaaattgaaacaaaaaaatctttTGACCATGCAAGAGCAGCCGAAAAGTTTTTTATGGTATTCTCCCCTCAAATTCAAACTCAAGTGCCCAGAAAAGTATGCGACATTTAGGACTATATGGTCagaaggaataacagcctaactcctATACTTTTACATAGGACTTGAGCGATTACTCCACATGGCCACATGGTACTAAATGTTACGTGCTTATCAGCGCACTTTTTACTGTTTAAGGGATTTTTTGCGATTGAGTTGTAGCGCTAGCGAAGTTTGGAATTTGGGAGCTAGTTTTTTGTCTTCAGATTTTTTAAGGTGATGGCTGCCCTTGTGTAATCGTAGCGTGCCCCACCTACCATACCGAAGGTACTGGGTTCAAGTCCAGCCCCTAAATTCCAGCTTACGCTAAAACTTCAtagccaaaaatatctaaaacagtatcaatatgtatatatatgttcaCAAGGAATAACAGATGAACTACTATTCTTTACACATAGGACTTAGGCGGTTACTCCTTATAACTATATGATACTAAGTGTTGCATACTACGAATTTGATACTGATTAGATATTTTTGGCGCTGGAGTTTTGGCGTTATCGAAAGCTGAAATTTTGGGGCAGGTCAAAGCAACAAACATAaaagtttagaaaca is a genomic window of Eurosta solidaginis isolate ZX-2024a chromosome 4, ASM4086904v1, whole genome shotgun sequence containing:
- the Atx-1 gene encoding ataxin-1, which encodes MLSAVENFGPLIGPAVARTHHHPHATVAAAQHLQAHHQQHAVEQRGYALDIVAAAAVAAASTDAGVRVSCAFTPPASCSSAAANISTTQTSLAHTQLTQLNALQALKLQQQFQQQYEQHLSHFLNASSAQSSTTAALPPHRPQAQLATTRDDVDIALAHRQQQQQQQQQQNHHKEQYHLEQQQQQREQHSVSVNLTRTLNAPQKYMSSLRSANTTAMMPLAEFAPPAKPLKSIQHTTHAAHENAQSGAMNLVTNTASNAFASSTNYQLSAELSNTNNCSNPASIDNSRPSSSSSSVDVENDECMSPVSSSNSSQASARKLFDTTALLTGGKQQPAYSEASASSAAAAVVAAYQYNYTQLYGGGSVRPGAGLYNAPVIFAAHNPHVSHVVPHPSAMHGGNAPLSTTYLSPMGAHSPAVSPGESSVYSAEYLKALQNAVFQTAPPPLTTPVFHTSPLGNASSISSKSRLRSPSAAATNSATAQAQVASLQNSGDQSSPTTTTTTKLSTGTYLYEKARRPPPATPADSEKFFKIPSGKEGSLKHRILTRPTNTDKTVAAAATTPVMRAYNSTSSFKKGSYIELTNGSLRRVEDMRTEDFIQCAERSPQHQLIESTVVKINTNTSLNTVTIAFSYDRNQSKVDMEVSTDHPFFVYGQGWASCNPELSFKAFGLRCQRLQVGDICISLTKREPPNIHNSNNKNNKQNNNNNNSNNKHSYLHDNASTATARTITTTTNETQGLERDLQPLILSDNIYAAAAAAAHFKPASGVCPPSAQYPILRSPHGTIHFMPSHLSVSAAAAHPTYALTDSYARFAYPAPQMQPAQPATQTQQQLNVQRDCTSTAAQSTKSPSSTNARPEHDGRQDFETSSMSESARKRRWSAPESFSDSDDDGEEESGYQPPLRQKSAPNAALCSNYKPYLPTSTMIISNAEAATAVARNELNCDFLTNYK